A region of the Phaeodactylum tricornutum CCAP 1055/1 chromosome 1, whole genome shotgun sequence genome:
TGCGGTTGCGAAATGACATGCTcactgtaactgtaaattaaTGGAAAGATTTCTTAAAAGGTATCTTGAACTCAAATTTAAACGTATAGTTACTGAGATTTTAAAACGCACCCTTGCAGGCACTTCGAATCCCTGTCAAACCATTTCTATTTTCTTTTccatttgacagtgagttcaCAATGTTGCACCTCACAAATTGACCGTGCGGACAAGCATGCGACTGATTTTACTATTGCTACACTTTCCTGTATGCTTCGGATTCCACTTTGCGCCGCTGGATAGAGCACTAATCAAGCATGTCACGAGCAGCGATCGTTTGTCTCACTTTCCGACGTTGCACCGAAAATGCCGTAGACCTCGCCACCGACAACCTTGTCGACCGCACCAAGCGATTCCCATCGCTTCTATTGGAATCGAAACGACCAGAGCTTTGTCAGGGCTTGTCGCGTCGTCCATAGTTGGATTCAATTTTGATCGGATACTTCCTGATTCTGGGATTCTAGTAACTCTTATTTCAGCGGCACTTATTTCCAACGTGGGCTTGGCGCCCACGCTTCATCCACTATACGATACGTGCTGGACAACATTTTTGCCAGGATCCCTGACCCTGCTTCTACTGTCGATGCAGAAAAAGACGACAGAAACGTTTGCGAATGGAGAATCTATTTTGACGGTCGTTCGGAGAGTGTCTGTTCCCTTTGCTATCGCTTCCGTAGCGTCCGTATTGGGCTGTGCATTATCCTTTTGGCTATGTCTTACTTTTCCAATGCATCTTTTACCCAAACAAGAAGCCACTGTAGCAACGGCATGTCAAGCAGCGTCGTTTGTAGGAGGATCCGTTAACTTTTTCGCCACCGCAGCGGTTGTTGCCGATCGATCAGTGTCTACACTGGTTAGTTCAATGGCCACCGCAGATTTGGTAGTAACGGCCATTTTCTTCGCGATTTTGAGCACAGCGCTTCAATCCCCTTCACTGAAACGAATGTTTTTGAATGACAACGAGAGAGAAGCCCGAAACTCTGACGTAGAAGACATAAATGAGTCCACCAACAAATCTACCGATAGCCCCGACCAGCCAACGCCAAGGAAGTCAATTAAGGACGTTTCTCCAGCGACAATGCTACGTTTGACGATATCATCAATTCTGGTTTCGTCTGTAGCACTAGCGATTGTCCGCTTGGCCGAGCGCTTCGAAGCCGTGGTCTCGAGCATCATCCCAGGGACAGCATGTGCCGCTATCACAGTTCTCGCTCCGCTTGTTCCGAAATTTATGCCTCGCGACCTTTGGCTCTGGAAAGATATGCAGCGCGTCGCCGTTCCGCTTTCGCAGTTctgttttttgtttttgtttgcatcCATCGGGATGTCGGCCGATTTGACGGCCGCGTTGATATCCGGCCCCGCTTGTctggttgtttcgttgaGTGCTTTAGTCGTTCATTTGATTGGTACACTATTGGGTTGCTTGATTTCTCGCCGTTGGTTTCAGTCAGAACTTCGTTTTGAAGATGTTTTGGTGGCGTCCAATGCAGCCATTGGAGGACCGGCGACTGCGGCTGCCTTTTGTGGTCGGATAGTAGGACCTCGTCAAAAGGCTTTGACCTACGCGGCTACCATATGGGGTGTCGTGGGATACGCTATTGGCACAACACTTGGAGTAACTTTCTTTCGAATCGCGCGACAATTTTTATAGAATCCGTCCAATAAGCAAGCGTTAGATTTAAACGATCCGGTTTCTCTAAAAAGGAACGTCAGCATAGTCGTCGGGCGTTGGAattgttgttttcggtggACGGGAAGACTTTGCGTTGCCTCGCTTTGTTGTACTTTGATTCAAACGATTCTCGAAGCGACGCTTGAGATCTCGAAAGCCCATCGCATCGTAAAACGCCAAGATACGGTTGCTATCAAACTCGGCCATTTGGAGGTCTGAAACCTTCGCAATCCCTTGCGGAAATGTCATCCTATCCATAGGCACGTCTCTACGAAGATCGACAAGTACCCGAGACAACCGAGCCTGTTGTTCATTTGCTTTTAGTTTTTCTCGGCGAGCTCTTTGTTTTACGGTGTCAACATTGGCTAGGAGCTTCTCCAACGAACCGAATTCTTCGATCAACAAGGCTGCAATTTTCGGACCGATACCCGGAACTCCAGGGACGTTGTCGGCTGAATCCCCGGCCAGGGCTAAAATGTCGCCAAGTAGCCGAGGACCACATCCCCACTTCTCCACAACTTCGTCGTAGGTGATTCGACCCATAGTCATGGGATCAATCATATGGACACTTGGAATTTCTTCCCTGTCTGTAATAAGTTGCCAAAGATCTTTATCACCCGATAGAATGTTGGTatcgattccttcttcgaTTGCCATTGTCGCCAACGTAGCTATAACGTCGTCCGCTTCAAAGGTAGCAGCTTCGATTTGCGGAATACCGTACGCCTTAGCAGCTTCGCGGACTAGCGCAAATTGTGGTACCAGATCCACGGGAGCGTCCGGCCGGTTGCCCTTATACTCGGGATACAAGCTGTGTCGAAACGTCTTGCCCTTGGCATCGAAAACGAGGACAAGTCGCGGGCGTTCACCTTCCACAATCCGATTGAGGATCAAACGCATTATCATCGAGCAAAACCCCATAACTGCCCCCGTTGGCATCCCATCAGAGCGATGAATTGGAGGCATTGAGTAATATGCTCGAAAAATATATGCAGATGCGTCTACAAGTATCAAAGGATCTGACGTCTTTTCTTGAGGCTTTGAATCGGTCACCGGGCGAACAACCGTGCTGACACTTTTGACCAAAGTTCCGCTTTCCTTAGTTAGTACTTTGCGTTTCAGCCTCTTAATACCCTGCTTCACAGAGCGGTGGTCCAGGATCAATTTAGCCATTCTGTTGCCCCCTCCAGCCATAGAGTCCAGCACGTCCTTGTTCGTCGACTCGCCAATATATCCAAAGAGAATTTCGGAAACTTGCTTGGGAGAATTGATGTTGAATTCTTTGCATTTATTTTGTGCGTAAATGTCTTGTTCTAGATTTGCCAAGCGAGCTTGGAGCATGTCCAGTTCGCTACTCGCACCATTGCCCGAAGAAGCCCGCACTACAAATTGCTCAGTGGCCTGTGCAGCGTGGACGTGAGTCGCGGGAATTACACCCCCTTCATCACGCTTGGATTTTGGCCGAACTGCCAACGGCGCTGGTGACACTGTAGCCTTCGGCTTGGCCGGAAGAGGGGCGGCTTCCCATCGACTACCGAAGCCAGTATCGTCGACATATTCTTCTTCGATTGCCTCAAAAGAAGACGCGTCCAGCTGATCTTTCGGGGTATCCTTTGTTTCATTCTGGATTTTGAACATTATTTGCTCGGGGTTgggggacgacgacgccggTGGTGATGCTACTGATGCTTGCGGTGGCTCAACGCTGGCCACCGGCACGGTCGCATTCGGCTTTTTCAAAACTGAAGGAGGCGCATTGGATAATTTTGTCACTGACCTTTTCAACACCCCCCCACTACTGGTCCCGTCAGTTTGTACGGGTCGTAGTTTAATGTGCGCGATGGGCTCTTCGACAAACTTGGCTGGAGCCGCGAACTCATCCCCGGCGAGCGCAGGGTCGAAACTGTCTTCCAACGATTCAAGCTCGTTCGCGTCTGGTCGATAATCGTACGCACCAAAGCCTTCGTCGTCCATGGAACTATCCATGCTGGGGGGAAACCCCCgctcgtcgtcgtaccgCAGATCGTCCAGTGAATAACCTTGACGAGGATTTCGGGAAGAAAGGGGAGCCGTCACGGGGCGACCTCTGCGGGAAGCACGAGAATTCGCTACAGTTCGAATCCCCCAATGCATTGTGAACGACCGCACCTTGACGCATAACGTCAGGGCGTAGGAGAGCATGATCAGAATTTGCAGAGATTGATGACGGATCGGACGTCGGAGTGGGGATGTCACGGGTCGGCCAAAAGACTTGCCGGTTGATTCGTCAGTGTTTGTTTCACAATTGTAGTGTTCAGTTAGTAAGCTTTTCTTTGTATCTTCTCCCGGTATCATTGTTCCTGCAAAGGAAGCATGCAGTACAAGGGATTTTGTCCCGCATAAAAAGGGATTCGAAGATGAAGCGCCTTCCAAGGCACTGTCTCGCATATCCTACTAGACTTTGGAGACAAAAAGCCGCATAAAAAGTAACAGacgtttcactgtcagtggCGGGAAGCGCGGCAGGAGCGCCGCTGTAACCTATTTGTGAGGTTGACTGTTGACGGTctgattaactgtaaacgcaCGATATTTTCGATTTTGAGTATTTAAATAATTATTATACGCCGTAGGTAGACTTCGCTCAGGCTCCATGTGTATTCGTGATCACCAAGGTTCCCTCGTACAGGATCATTTCCGGTTCTCGAGACCATAGTTTGTCGTCGGACGAGAAGGGTCGAGTCTTTTTCAATGCGCTGTCAAAAGCAGCTTGATCCTTGTAGATTCGGGTAGCAACGTAGCTAGGTTCGTCCATAGACATTTCGACAACGCCATGGCCCTTGGCTTGGCCGTCCCGACGCATCAGGGTCGCAACCAGCGTGCCTTCGGCCATGGCAACCTTGTGCGATGCAAGCTCCTTCTCAAAGACTGCGGCCTTGTCCAAGGGCACGTAGTACTTTTCCATGCTGACGAAACATTCCACCGGTAAGTTTGTCACGCCGTCAGCCTCAATTTGACGCCATCCATCAACTGTCTCTGGGATAGACTCGGGCCTGACCGACTGCATCAACAAAGCATCGTAAAAGGCAGGTCTAGGAGGTCCTCGTAAAACCAAAGCACTGTTGACCATGGTGGAAAGGAAGGCTCCAATGGAAGTTCCACCATGCGCTTCTTTGAATGCTTCTCCATTTCTCCACGCGGAAAAGTCGCTCTTTTTGTTCCAAACGGTGAAAGACACATAATTCTCCTGTGCTCCTTCGTCACTGTCGCCCCCGTTGTAAGATGTATTGCCGTCTCCGTTCAAAACAACTCTGCGCATCAAATGAAAGTGCCGAAATCCATCCAGCTCAGCGAGTCGGCTCTTACGAGTTGCCCAacgcttttcaaatttcGGTCCTTGCCCTTTGCGGACAGCAAAACGGTTCGTGGCGACGTAGCGATCGCGTGTCATGAGGCCTTTACTTGTTGTGGCCACTTCCGAATCGGTCTCGGCGGTTGACATGGATCGACTCGTCGTCAACGAACGAGCAGGATTCAATCGTGGAACCGCAAAAGCTGCTCCTTCGCGATGGCAAACCACCAGAATAGCCACGAACAGCAAAGACGTAATCGCCATCGTATTAGTTGAAGTGGATGACAGGACGGTGTTTGAGGAGTGCCAGCCGCTTGGTCCAGATATCTTGTTTTTTGTGGAGAAGAACTGTGGTGCAAATGATTCTCTGCATggagtgactgtgagttgttCGGTGTCCCTTTTTCTACCATTCTGCGCAAGGATCGTTTTTTGTCTGTGCGACGCGCCGTTGTGGGTTCCAGACTAGACCCATAAACCCTTTTGGTAGCTCGCATAGGGCTTTCGTTTGTTCTTCCCTATCCCATTTCCCAGAACAATTTTCAGTGACTACCGAGGACACCCACGCAAGCTAAGTCTCCATGAGATTTGATTACACCGACCCAAAAAGTGTTGCAGGGCGCGTAATTCACAATCACACCCCCGATTATATAAGAGATCCGAAGATAGTATCCGCTGAGCTATTGCGATTCAAAGGCACCGCACGAGTTGATTTGACCGCAGCAAACCACCCGGGCTTCTCACAGTGAGTGTAAAGCCTCGTAACTCAACACTCCTAACCTATTTCCAACCCATATGCTGCGCAGCGTGTTGATGAAGGAAATAGAATAAtgctttttcattttgaaCAAACGCGCCTTCACCGGTTTCTACAGTCCACGTTTGTTTCAAGGGCGCGGATTTCCAATGGTCGACGAGCTCATTGTAAAATAGTCTCTgtttcttttcgttggctTCGTCAGAGATAAGGTCGTTGACATTGGCACTCGTTAACCCGTGAAGGGCTGGCGGGTGGACGGCATTTTCGTGCCATCGCTGACATTTGTACGGTGAATCGTCCATGAGAAGGGTATTACTGGCGTTCCACAAAGGATACTCCCTCCAAACGCGCGACAAATCCTTTTCATAAACACATTCCGAGTCCATAGAAGAAGATGATAGTTTCTCGCAATGATGTTGGGCCCAGACGAACAAAAGTCGGTCCGCAATCGCCGGTGGAAACAGCTGCAGAACCAACTTGTTGGCCGTCTTGGCTTTCGCAGAAGTCCATACCGCTAAACAGAAGTATTGATCGAGAAAGGCAAGAAATTCCGCAAGATCTGTACGGGGTACAATTGGTGTTCCAGCAACGGGGTCGGATGCCTTCCGGTAGGTACTTTTGGCAAAATCCGCATCTGTGCGCTTTGCCCGAATGCGGTGACAAAGAATCCCGTTAAGGTCCAGTATTAGAAGTGGTTGAATGTACAGCAATGTCACTTCTGGTTTTATCGATGTCGAATAGGTTTCAGAAATTGCGGACACAGTGTTGACGTCTATCTGCTCCGGCAACAGCGGAGATAGCGTATCGTCGACCGAAGGCTGATCCGATACTTTCACGGAACAGGTGAAGATTGTGTTCCCCGCAAGCACAAGTAAATACTCGTATGGTGACAGTATCTGCTGCTGGTATCTTTGCTTCCGTTGACGCTTCTTCCCCGGACGACACACATCGTTTCTCACACTATCAAATGCGGGTAATTTTagttttttcttcttctttgtcttcgAAGCCTCGATGATAGGATTTCGCGTCAACGCTTCGATCCTCTCTGATTTCTCCATTATTGAACAGAGCAACAAATGGATTTGTCTCTCGGTTGCTGGAACATGAAACGTTTGTAGATATCGGGCCGAATAGAGCGAGTAGCGCGAGTTGACCGTGAAGTCGATAAACAATAATTTCCATCAGGCCGACCCATTGATCACGTTTTACGGTGTAGAGAGTTTTAACGGTATATAGTAAATGGAATTTTGACTAATACTGTATATGCAACGACGACACGTTAAATGACACAGTACGGTATTCAATTCTTTTGACTATGGCCTCCACTAATCTACGAGCCTAATGCAACGAGTTGTCGATTGCTTTTTATttggctcacagtcattgACGCAATCGAAGCCATTCTCTACCATCAGTCGGCATTTCTCACAGTCTACCCATACCCCTTCGGTTATACCAATCGGTGTTGTTGCCCTGTTTCGGAGCGAACACTACTACTGCTAGCTGCCCTATATAGAAGACATGGATGACGAGAAGTCGGGATCGGCCGTAAACGATGAGCACGTGGAGTTTGATCGGTATCGACACATTCAGTATTTTGCTTACTGCGTGCGACAATTGCCTGGATCCTACAGCAAGCTCGATACAAATAGGCTCACGCTTGCACACTTCGGTGTACATGCGTTGGATATGTTGGGCGTTtgggaagacgaagccaTGCAAACCTCGTTGGGACTCGAAAAAAAGGCAATCATTGACTGGATTTATGCCATGCAAGTGCCAGCGAAGAAGGAACATCCTTCCCAAGCCGGATTTAAAGGTGGCAGCTTTTTGGGTGGATCATTCGAAGATACTGCGGATCAACCTTGGCAGTATAATCACGGGCACATTGCCATGAATTACACCGCATTGGCAACCTTGCGCACCTTGGGCGACGATTGGAGTCGACTCGACCGGAAAGGGATTTTGGAAGCATTGAAAGGATTGCAGTTGACCGATGGTAGCTTTGCTTCGATATCGGTTGGAAGTGAACATGACATGAGGTTTCTGTATTGTGCCTGTTGCATCTCGCACATGCTGAACGACTGGAGCTgtattgacattgacaaagcCATTTCTTATATCCGGTCATGTCGAGGTTTCGATGGGGCTATTGCTCTTTTGCCAGGACAAGAAAGTCATGGAGGAAGCACTTTCTGTGCAGTCGCGAGTCTGGTCCTGATGAAAGCGGTTGACAAAGTCATAGATAGAGAATGGCGAAGGGATCTTCTCAGATGGTGTGTGAATCGTCAAGTTTGCGGTATGCAAGGACGACCGAACAAAAACGAAGATACCTGCTACTCTTATTGGATTGGAGGAACACTACGACTGCTAGACAATGATCAGCTTTTGGACCATACCGCTCTACAAAGTTTTGTAATGAATTGTCAAACGCAAATGGGTGGATTTTCGAAACTGATTGGAGCGTATCCGGATATGCTGCACGCCTACTACAGTCTTGCGTATCTCAGCTTGTCGCAAACTCATGCAAAAGATAGGGGCGACGCTAATCTGAAGGATGTTAACTGCACGCTAGGAATTTGCAAGGCAACGGCCGAGCATTTTTTCCCTTTATATCCATAGTTGCTTCATTATGAAgactttacagttaagcCGGCAATTTCTCGTCATCTTGAGTCAAGGTACATGTCCGAACCTAACATAATGATGGTACCGAGCATAGAACCTGCAATCAGTGGATGCCGACCTTCCTGGCAATGTCTGTTTGCTTCCGGAAAGAGCTCCAATATCGCGACCATGATCATAATACCGGCAACAAACGCCAATACATTGTTCATAGATATATATGAAGGATCATTTCTCACTTCCTTGACTTCGTGTAGCGCAATCAATGCCACTGCAGCACCTAAAGGCTCAGCAAGGCCCGAGAGAGTCGCCAACCAAAAGGCTAACCATGGTAGGTCAGGGCGAGCTGCTAAACAAGGAATTGCGATCGCAATTCCTTCCGGGATATTGTGCAAAGCAATAGCAACAGTAGTCGTAACTCCAAGCCTCGGGGAATGAATACTAGAAGCAGCGACAGCCAACCCTTCCGGAAAATTGTGCACCGCAATTGATACGAAGAGCAGCATAGCAACACGCCATGCACGACGAGCTTCCGCTGACTGCAAATCGGCTCCTGATGTGTAGCGCGAGAACTGAGACAGCCTTGTTGTGTTACCTTCCTTTAACGATTTGGAGAGCGgattgtcatcatcgtctaTTGAATTCAGTccgcttacagttagctgaATTCGTGCGCGCTTTTTTATTGTCCGAGCATTTGCAGAAGGAACTGCATCCAATTCACAATGGCCAGAAATATCCAACTCCGCTTCACGGACTAGTTGACTTTGTTGAGACTCAGAGTCAATCTCATTGAAGCCAAGAATTTCTTCTGGCTCCGGAAAGGCAATTTTTGATAGCACCACATAAAGGCCGCAACCGACCCCGAAACTTAGACATCGCTGCATAAAAAGGAAAGAACGTAGCGGGAGAAGCGT
Encoded here:
- a CDS encoding predicted protein; the protein is MRLILLLLHFPVCFGFHFAPLDRALIKHVTSSDRLSHFPTLHRKCRRPRHRQPCRPHQAIPIASIGIETTRALSGLVASSIVGFNFDRILPDSGILVTLISAALISNVGLAPTLHPLYDTCWTTFLPGSLTLLLLSMQKKTTETFANGESILTVVRRVSVPFAIASVASVLGCALSFWLCLTFPMHLLPKQEATVATACQAASFVGGSVNFFATAAVVADRSVSTLVSSMATADLVVTAIFFAILSTALQSPSLKRMFLNDNEREARNSDVEDINESTNKSTDSPDQPTPRKSIKDVSPATMLRLTISSILVSSVALAIVRLAERFEAVVSSIIPGTACAAITVLAPLVPKFMPRDLWLWKDMQRVAVPLSQFCFLFLFASIGMSADLTAALISGPACLVVSLSALVVHLIGTLLGCLISRRWFQSELRFEDVLVASNAAIGGPATAAAFCGRIVGPRQKALTYAATIWGVVGYAIGTTLGVTFFRIARQFL
- a CDS encoding predicted protein; translated protein: MAGGGNRMAKLILDHRSVKQGIKRLKRKVLTKESGTLVKSVSTVVRPVTDSKPQEKTSDPLILVDASAYIFRAYYSMPPIHRSDGMPTGAVMGFCSMIMRLILNRIVEGERPRLVLVFDAKGKTFRHSLYPEYKGNRPDAPVDLVPQFALVREAAKAYGIPQIEAATFEADDVIATLATMAIEEGIDTNILSGDKDLWQLITDREEIPSVHMIDPMTMGRITYDEVVEKWGCGPRLLGDILALAGDSADNVPGVPGIGPKIAALLIEEFGSLEKLLANVDTVKQRARREKLKANEQQARLSRVLVDLRRDVPMDRMTFPQGIAKVSDLQMAEFDSNRILAFYDAMGFRDLKRRFENRLNQSTTKRGNAKSSRPPKTTIPTPDDYADVPF
- a CDS encoding predicted protein; translation: MAITSLLFVAILVVCHREGAAFAVPRLNPARSLTTSRSMSTAETDSEVATTSKGLMTRDRYVATNRFAVRKGQGPKFEKRWATRKSRLAELDGFRHFHLMRRVVLNGDGNTSYNGGDSDEGAQENYVSFTVWNKKSDFSAWRNGEAFKEAHGGTSIGAFLSTMVNSALVLRGPPRPAFYDALLMQSVRPESIPETVDGWRQIEADGVTNLPVECFVSMEKYYVPLDKAAVFEKELASHKVAMAEGTLVATLMRRDGQAKGHGVVEMSMDEPSYVATRIYKDQAAFDSALKKTRPFSSDDKLWSREPEMILYEGTLVITNTHGA
- a CDS encoding predicted protein; the encoded protein is MEKSERIEALTRNPIIEASKTKKKKKLKLPAFDSVRNDVCRPGKKRQRKQRYQQQILSPYEYLLVLAGNTIFTCSVKVSDQPSVDDTLSPLLPEQIDVNTVSAISETYSTSIKPEVTLLYIQPLLILDLNGILCHRIRAKRTDADFAKSTYRKASDPVAGTPIVPRTDLAEFLAFLDQYFCLAVWTSAKAKTANKLVLQLFPPAIADRLLFVWAQHHCEKLSSSSMDSECVYEKDLSRVWREYPLWNASNTLLMDDSPYKCQRWHENAVHPPALHGLTSANVNDLISDEANEKKQRLFYNELVDHWKSAPLKQTWTVETGEGAFVQNEKALFYFLHQHAAQHMGWK
- a CDS encoding predicted protein, whose product is MDDEKSGSAVNDEHVEFDRYRHIQYFAYCVRQLPGSYSKLDTNRLTLAHFGVHALDMLGVWEDEAMQTSLGLEKKAIIDWIYAMQVPAKKEHPSQAGFKGGSFLGGSFEDTADQPWQYNHGHIAMNYTALATLRTLGDDWSRLDRKGILEALKGLQLTDGSFASISVGSEHDMRFLYCACCISHMLNDWSCIDIDKAISYIRSCRGFDGAIALLPGQESHGGSTFCAVASLVLMKAVDKVIDREWRRDLLRWCVNRQVCGMQGRPNKNEDTCYSYWIGGTLRLLDNDQLLDHTALQSFVMNCQTQMGGFSKLIGAYPDMLHAYYSLAY
- a CDS encoding predicted protein; the protein is RVAMLLFVSIAVHNFPEGLAVAASSIHSPRLGVTTTVAIALHNIPEGIAIAIPCLAARPDLPWLAFWLATLSGLAEPLGAAVALIALHEVKEVRNDPSYISMNNVLAFVAGIMIMVAILELFPEA